A genomic region of Sideroxydans sp. CL21 contains the following coding sequences:
- a CDS encoding DMT family transporter, whose translation MFSRFKHPYLLLILTTLFWSGNMVIGRAIRGDVPPLSLAFWRWTIALAFTLPLALPHLRSQWPQLKRGWKAILVLGLLGVGSYNTLAYIALQYTTATNAVLLNSFIPVVTIALSWAFLKKQLHGVEWFGVLLSLSGVVTIVSHGHLATLTGLSLNIGDLWMLVAVLTWALYTIGLHWRPSGVHPMLMLAAFTVVGLLALAPAYAWEMIQGRTIKLNAGSLAGIAYTGLFPGFLGYVFYNRAVGEVGASKASLFIHLMPVFGTILSAVFLNEIPQTYHYVGIVLIFSGIYLTTAALPQLKRQ comes from the coding sequence ATGTTCTCGCGCTTCAAACACCCCTACCTGCTGCTCATACTGACCACCCTCTTCTGGTCCGGCAATATGGTGATAGGCCGCGCCATCCGCGGCGACGTGCCGCCGCTTTCGCTGGCCTTCTGGCGCTGGACCATTGCGCTGGCGTTCACCCTGCCGCTGGCGTTGCCCCATCTGCGTAGCCAATGGCCGCAGCTCAAGCGGGGCTGGAAAGCCATTCTCGTTCTCGGCTTGCTCGGGGTCGGCAGTTACAACACACTGGCCTACATCGCCCTGCAATACACGACGGCGACCAACGCCGTACTGCTCAATTCCTTTATCCCGGTCGTCACCATCGCGTTGTCCTGGGCCTTCCTGAAGAAGCAGCTGCATGGTGTCGAATGGTTCGGCGTCCTGCTCTCGCTGTCCGGCGTGGTGACCATCGTCTCCCATGGCCATCTGGCCACGCTGACCGGACTGTCGCTGAATATCGGTGACCTGTGGATGCTCGTGGCGGTACTCACCTGGGCGCTCTATACCATCGGCCTGCATTGGCGCCCGAGCGGCGTTCATCCGATGCTGATGCTCGCCGCCTTCACTGTTGTCGGCCTGCTCGCCCTTGCGCCGGCCTATGCGTGGGAAATGATCCAGGGCAGGACGATCAAACTCAACGCCGGCTCGCTGGCAGGCATTGCCTATACCGGATTGTTCCCCGGCTTCCTCGGCTACGTCTTTTACAACCGGGCGGTCGGCGAGGTCGGCGCCAGCAAGGCCAGCCTGTTCATCCACCTGATGCCGGTCTTCGGCACCATTCTCTCGGCGGTTTTCCTGAACGAGATCCCGCAGACCTATCACTACGTCGGCATCGTGCTGATCTTCTCGGGTATATACCTGACCACTGCAGCGCTGCCGCAATTGAAGCGACAGTGA
- a CDS encoding EAL domain-containing protein has protein sequence MLNMAKILLVLVFIQLLAWMLPAWPHSKDIPYYLPLHTLLETVSIIVSIMVFAVGWNSKGRLLSGNIILLACAFFSVGVLDFSHTMSYGSMPDFFSPNDQQKHLNFWLSARILAATALLVVSIREWKPLHSKASGYLIFSSLLILTLIINWAVVYHQTWFPDTFILGQGLTPFKKNVEYIVILTNLATAAILYSKMRRPQTFKVVLMFGAVCTLAMSEFFFTLYTTMTGGYNVLGHIYKVIAYLFIYRAVVVEVIEEPYNLLELAKNKFSYIFDSVNDGIELLSMDGRIVDANRLDYERLGYTREEVIGKPLVQFSSSKYGPKIPYRIEQIAKTGLATFESARVRKDGSVIPVEINARLVELDAQQVFLCICRDITDRKHADADLRKYKAVLETTHDGFLIVDSMGFLLEANKAYSDISGYALDELKGMNIAQLEAGKQAGNEVKKYIATAAAQGYDIFETQHRHKNGHAISIEVSISLIPESNQFVAFCRDITSRKKAEENIQLLAFYDQLTHLPNRRLLLDRLQQALAASARSEKKGALIFIDLDNFKSLNDTLGHNVGDLLLQKVAERLTTCVRDGDTVARLGGDEFVVMLEDLSEMEFEAATKTEIVVHKILFTLNRLYQFDTHAYHNTPSIGATLFGKHTDGVEEVLKQADIAMYQAKAAGRNTFRFFDVEMQQAISDQVKLEAELQQALKLKQFQLHYQIQVDELYRPVGAEALIRWIHPERGLISPGEFIPLAEKTLQILPIGQWVLDSACAQLKVWQQDELTRHLTLSINVSAKQFQRPNFVELVQDAVESHAINPNLLKLEPTESILLENIQDTVTTMNALKAIGIHFALDDFGTGFSSLQYLKRLPLNQLKIDQSFVRDLVSDNSDQAIVRTIIAMAHSLNLEVIAEGVETVAQRQLLLANGCKLYQGYLFGKPVPIGQFESLLDQSLRPAPTNYEI, from the coding sequence ATGCTCAATATGGCAAAGATATTACTGGTTCTTGTATTCATCCAACTGTTGGCCTGGATGTTACCAGCCTGGCCCCATTCTAAAGACATCCCGTATTACCTTCCTCTGCATACCCTTTTAGAGACCGTATCCATCATAGTGTCCATCATGGTATTTGCAGTCGGCTGGAATTCGAAAGGCAGGCTACTTTCCGGGAATATTATATTGCTTGCCTGTGCGTTCTTTTCTGTGGGTGTACTCGATTTTTCTCACACAATGTCCTACGGCAGCATGCCCGATTTCTTCTCTCCGAACGATCAGCAAAAACACCTGAACTTTTGGTTGTCAGCAAGAATCCTGGCTGCTACCGCTCTGCTCGTTGTATCCATCAGAGAATGGAAACCGCTACATTCGAAGGCATCCGGCTACTTGATTTTCAGCTCATTATTAATTTTGACATTGATCATAAATTGGGCCGTGGTTTATCACCAAACTTGGTTTCCTGACACATTCATTCTGGGGCAAGGACTGACGCCATTCAAAAAAAACGTTGAATACATCGTTATTTTGACCAACCTGGCCACCGCCGCAATCCTGTATTCCAAGATGCGAAGGCCACAGACATTCAAAGTGGTTCTGATGTTCGGTGCAGTGTGTACCTTGGCGATGAGCGAGTTCTTCTTCACGCTCTATACCACAATGACCGGTGGCTACAACGTGCTGGGGCATATTTACAAGGTAATCGCTTACTTGTTCATATACCGCGCTGTCGTTGTCGAGGTCATCGAAGAGCCATATAACTTGCTGGAACTGGCTAAAAATAAATTCAGTTACATTTTTGATTCAGTCAACGATGGTATCGAGCTGCTATCAATGGATGGCCGCATTGTTGATGCCAATCGGCTGGATTATGAGCGCTTGGGTTACACAAGAGAAGAAGTCATAGGTAAGCCCCTTGTTCAATTTAGCAGTTCCAAATATGGCCCAAAAATACCGTATAGAATTGAACAGATAGCAAAAACAGGTCTTGCCACTTTTGAATCTGCACGAGTTCGCAAAGATGGTTCGGTCATCCCCGTTGAAATCAATGCCCGTCTCGTCGAATTGGATGCGCAGCAAGTATTTCTGTGCATCTGCCGCGACATAACAGATCGCAAGCATGCGGATGCTGACTTGAGAAAATACAAAGCGGTACTGGAAACCACGCATGATGGTTTCCTGATAGTTGACTCAATGGGATTTTTGCTTGAAGCCAATAAAGCATATTCCGACATCAGCGGATATGCATTGGATGAGCTAAAAGGCATGAATATCGCTCAACTTGAAGCCGGGAAACAAGCAGGCAACGAAGTTAAAAAGTATATCGCTACAGCCGCTGCACAAGGTTACGATATATTTGAGACACAGCACCGCCATAAGAATGGACATGCAATTAGTATTGAGGTGTCCATTTCTTTAATTCCGGAATCGAACCAGTTTGTTGCATTCTGCCGCGACATCACTTCACGCAAAAAAGCAGAAGAAAATATTCAGCTCCTCGCATTCTACGATCAGCTTACTCACCTACCCAATCGTCGTCTTTTGTTGGACCGGCTACAGCAAGCATTGGCTGCAAGTGCGCGAAGCGAAAAGAAAGGCGCACTCATCTTTATAGACTTGGATAATTTCAAGTCTCTCAACGATACTCTTGGGCACAATGTTGGAGATCTGCTTTTGCAGAAAGTCGCCGAACGTTTGACCACTTGCGTCCGCGATGGCGATACCGTTGCCCGATTGGGAGGGGATGAGTTCGTTGTGATGCTTGAAGACTTAAGCGAAATGGAGTTTGAAGCCGCAACGAAAACGGAAATTGTCGTCCATAAGATCCTTTTTACTCTAAACCGACTATATCAATTCGACACCCACGCATACCACAATACTCCCAGTATCGGTGCCACCCTGTTTGGAAAACACACGGACGGAGTGGAAGAAGTTTTAAAGCAAGCCGACATAGCCATGTATCAGGCAAAGGCTGCCGGTCGCAACACCTTTCGTTTCTTTGATGTGGAAATGCAGCAGGCAATCAGCGATCAGGTTAAATTGGAAGCCGAGTTGCAACAAGCGCTTAAACTGAAACAGTTTCAATTGCATTACCAGATTCAAGTGGATGAATTGTATCGCCCTGTCGGCGCCGAGGCATTGATTCGCTGGATACACCCTGAACGGGGTTTGATATCTCCCGGAGAATTCATCCCGCTGGCTGAAAAAACGCTTCAGATATTGCCCATCGGACAATGGGTACTCGATTCCGCCTGTGCCCAGCTCAAGGTTTGGCAACAGGACGAACTCACCCGACACCTGACATTGTCCATCAATGTAAGTGCCAAACAATTTCAAAGACCTAACTTCGTGGAACTGGTACAAGATGCGGTGGAAAGTCATGCCATCAATCCGAATCTGCTCAAACTGGAACCGACGGAAAGTATCCTGCTTGAGAATATTCAAGATACCGTAACAACCATGAATGCCCTGAAAGCGATTGGCATCCACTTCGCTTTGGACGACTTCGGCACTGGATTCTCGTCGTTGCAATATCTCAAACGTTTGCCGCTTAATCAGCTTAAGATCGATCAGTCATTCGTTAGAGATCTAGTGTCGGATAATAGCGATCAGGCAATCGTGCGCACCATCATCGCCATGGCGCATAGTCTGAATCTTGAGGTCATTGCCGAAGGCGTTGAAACGGTAGCTCAGCGGCAATTGCTACTGGCAAATGGGTGCAAGCTTTACCAAGGGTATCTGTTTGGGAAACCAGTGCCGATTGGGCAATTTGAATCTTTACTCGATCAGTCATTGAGGCCAGCACCAACCAACTATGAAATTTAG
- a CDS encoding MFS transporter, whose protein sequence is MTTIVAVKKNGYVAIAADTLTTFGNTRLHASHDASHDKILRIGDSYVGVCGSAAHHLVLSSLLAKTPDVQLNSKAAIFETFRKLHPILKEECFLNPKEDEEDPYESSQITALIANSHGIFAIYSMREVFEYTQYWAIGSGNEFSLGAMHQAYARCDDAAEIAQAGVDAGIAFDKNSAAPVTLYKVKLD, encoded by the coding sequence ATGACCACCATCGTCGCTGTCAAAAAGAACGGATACGTCGCCATCGCGGCAGATACCCTGACCACCTTCGGCAACACCCGTCTGCACGCCTCGCACGACGCCTCGCACGACAAGATACTGCGCATCGGCGACAGCTATGTCGGCGTGTGCGGCAGCGCCGCGCACCATCTGGTATTGTCCAGCCTGCTCGCCAAGACACCAGACGTACAGCTTAACAGCAAGGCCGCGATTTTCGAAACGTTCCGCAAGCTGCATCCGATCCTCAAGGAAGAATGTTTCCTGAACCCCAAGGAAGACGAGGAAGATCCCTACGAGTCGAGCCAGATCACCGCGCTGATCGCCAACTCCCACGGCATCTTCGCCATCTATTCGATGCGCGAAGTGTTCGAATACACCCAGTACTGGGCAATCGGCTCCGGCAATGAATTTTCGCTCGGCGCCATGCACCAGGCCTACGCGCGCTGCGACGACGCGGCGGAAATCGCCCAGGCCGGTGTGGATGCCGGAATCGCGTTCGACAAGAACAGTGCTGCTCCGGTCACCTTGTACAAGGTGAAGCTGGACTGA